The nucleotide window GATTTGTTGACTGGATAATCTCTACTGGCTCTAATCTGTATCATGAGGATCATTTTGCGTGGAATTTGCCTGTAAAACAAGGGCATTTTGAGGTTGATGATATGATCCTATATCAAAAAGACATTGTCAGAATAAGAGACGTCTACATCAAAGGCGAGGAAACTCTGAAAAAACAAGATACAATCGTGCAGAAAATGTTTGAGAATAACTTGTTTGAAAAACCATTCACTACTGCAGAATTTGCAAACTGGATGGGCAAATACTCAAAAGAACACTCGACTCACCCAGAGCGCAGTTTTGTAGTGTCTGCATATGATTACGATGTTCCGCTTTACATTTCAACCCTAAAGGACTCGTCACTTGCGCTTGATCTGGCACCGCTCAGACTTGCCAACAAACCGTTCTCTGTTGACTTTGTTAGAGAAATAATAGAGCAGGCTGCAATTCTGTATAATTCAAAAAAGGCAGGAATTGTGGAAATTGGCGGCGGTGTTCCAAAAAACACTGCACAGCAAACTGGTCCATTGTTGGACCAAATTTTGGGCCTAGGCCACGGCGGACAAAATTATATCATC belongs to Candidatus Nitrosotenuis cloacae and includes:
- a CDS encoding homospermidine biosynthesis protein; this translates as MDYHNFHGKNIPHIEVNPDMKIDDLVEIYASSGYNARQLGEAAKLFRKMIEDDATICLTIAGAMTPVGFGGLFKALIEKGFVDWIISTGSNLYHEDHFAWNLPVKQGHFEVDDMILYQKDIVRIRDVYIKGEETLKKQDTIVQKMFENNLFEKPFTTAEFANWMGKYSKEHSTHPERSFVVSAYDYDVPLYISTLKDSSLALDLAPLRLANKPFSVDFVREIIEQAAILYNSKKAGIVEIGGGVPKNTAQQTGPLLDQILGLGHGGQNYIIQITDARPDTGGLSGATLQEGKSWGKVKDSHEDVIVVYADATIAFPVLCLYALSMEGPRKPKRLYKKLDQYYQNLSETYFSKAKK